From Acidipropionibacterium acidipropionici, one genomic window encodes:
- the fumC gene encoding class II fumarate hydratase — MAEMREEKDSMGTIEVPADHYWGAQTERSLHNFDIGRDTFVWGRDMVRALGTLKKSAALANKELGELPGDVADLIVAAADEVIAGKLDDEFPLVVFQTGSGTQSNMNTNEVISNRAIEIAGGEKGSKTPVHPNDHVNRGQSSNDTFPTAMHIAVVTEINEKLYPAVTQLRNTLDEKAKKYDDVVMVGRTHLQDATPIRLGQVISGWVAQLDFALDGIRYADSRARELAIGGTAVGTGLNAHPKFGETVAKHVSEETGLEFKQAENLFASLSAHDALVQVSGSLRVLGDALMKIANDVRWYASGPRNGIGELLIPENEPGSSIMPGKVNPTQCEAMTMVATRVFGNDATVGFAGSQGNFQLNVFKPVMAHACLESIRLISDACVSFDTHCAYGIEPNMDKINENLDKNLMQVTALNRHIGYDLASKIAKNAHHQGISLRESALTVGGMTAEDFDKWVVPADMTHPSAAE; from the coding sequence ATGGCAGAGATGCGTGAAGAGAAAGACAGCATGGGCACGATCGAGGTGCCGGCCGACCACTACTGGGGGGCCCAGACCGAGCGTTCGCTCCACAACTTCGACATCGGACGCGACACCTTCGTGTGGGGTCGCGACATGGTCCGTGCACTGGGCACCCTGAAGAAGTCGGCCGCACTGGCCAACAAGGAACTGGGCGAACTGCCGGGCGACGTCGCCGACCTCATCGTCGCGGCCGCCGACGAGGTCATCGCGGGCAAGCTCGACGACGAGTTCCCGCTGGTGGTCTTCCAGACCGGGTCCGGCACCCAATCGAATATGAACACCAACGAGGTGATCTCCAACCGCGCCATCGAGATCGCGGGCGGCGAGAAGGGCTCCAAGACCCCCGTCCACCCCAACGACCACGTCAACCGCGGCCAGTCCTCCAACGACACCTTCCCCACCGCCATGCACATCGCGGTGGTCACCGAGATCAACGAGAAGCTGTACCCGGCTGTCACGCAGCTGCGCAACACCCTCGACGAGAAGGCCAAGAAGTACGACGACGTCGTCATGGTGGGCCGCACCCACCTGCAGGACGCCACCCCGATCCGCCTGGGACAGGTCATCTCCGGCTGGGTCGCCCAGCTGGACTTCGCCCTCGACGGCATCCGCTACGCCGACTCCCGGGCCCGCGAGCTGGCCATCGGCGGCACCGCCGTCGGCACCGGTCTCAACGCCCACCCGAAGTTCGGCGAGACCGTCGCCAAGCACGTCTCCGAGGAGACCGGGCTGGAGTTCAAGCAGGCCGAGAACCTCTTCGCCTCGCTGAGCGCCCACGACGCCCTGGTGCAGGTGTCCGGCTCCCTGCGGGTGCTGGGCGACGCGCTCATGAAGATCGCCAACGACGTCCGCTGGTACGCATCGGGCCCCCGCAACGGCATCGGCGAGCTGCTCATCCCCGAGAACGAGCCCGGCTCCTCGATCATGCCCGGCAAGGTGAACCCGACCCAGTGCGAGGCCATGACCATGGTCGCCACCCGGGTCTTCGGGAACGACGCCACCGTCGGCTTCGCCGGATCCCAGGGCAACTTCCAGCTCAACGTGTTCAAGCCCGTCATGGCCCACGCCTGCCTGGAGTCGATCCGCCTGATCTCGGACGCCTGCGTGTCCTTCGACACCCACTGCGCCTACGGCATCGAGCCGAACATGGACAAGATCAACGAGAACCTGGACAAGAACCTCATGCAGGTGACCGCCCTCAACCGCCACATCGGTTACGACCTGGCCTCGAAGATCGCCAAGAACGCCCACCACCAGGGCATCTCGCTGCGCGAGTCGGCCCTGACCGTCGGCGGGATGACCGCCGAGGACTTCGACAAGTGGGTCGTCCCCGCGGACATGACGCACCCGTCCGCGGCTGAGTGA
- a CDS encoding FAD:protein FMN transferase, giving the protein MTTATTTSGQLPTRQFTSGRSTGTRYRIGMIDAPAGRRSVSEIPVHGSVFATPLMQQRLPDLPLIQRCVFDVGDTAVCVTTSSRLESTMLSQVLHAVRAEFFRAEPASQDAGIEDAGIDMSSTRAMAVDAAGKILDAAGVEDWCISAGGDVLTRSVSPMREAPWAVGITEPGGDALISQAVCGGDLRAVSTVVASPDPVSLDAEGEGQFRQVTVVAPDILTAQLWAGEIRDGGPSGLMLAIARGLEVLAFGPEGRVWASSSFRSQDPEPEA; this is encoded by the coding sequence ATGACCACAGCGACGACGACATCAGGACAGCTCCCGACCCGTCAGTTCACGAGCGGCCGGTCCACGGGCACCCGCTACAGAATCGGGATGATCGACGCCCCCGCCGGACGGCGCTCGGTCTCCGAGATCCCGGTTCACGGCTCGGTGTTCGCCACCCCGCTCATGCAGCAGCGCCTCCCCGACCTCCCGCTGATCCAGCGGTGCGTCTTCGACGTCGGTGACACCGCCGTCTGCGTCACCACCTCCAGCCGCCTCGAGTCCACGATGCTCTCCCAGGTGCTGCACGCGGTGCGCGCCGAGTTCTTCCGCGCCGAGCCCGCGTCTCAGGACGCCGGGATCGAGGACGCCGGGATCGACATGTCGTCGACCCGGGCGATGGCGGTGGACGCCGCCGGGAAGATCCTCGACGCGGCCGGCGTCGAGGACTGGTGCATCAGTGCCGGCGGGGACGTCCTGACGCGCAGCGTCTCGCCGATGCGCGAGGCGCCGTGGGCCGTCGGCATCACCGAGCCAGGGGGAGACGCACTCATCAGCCAGGCGGTGTGCGGGGGAGATCTCCGCGCCGTCTCCACCGTCGTCGCCTCCCCTGATCCTGTATCCCTTGATGCGGAGGGGGAGGGGCAGTTCCGCCAGGTGACTGTCGTCGCCCCCGACATCCTCACGGCCCAGCTGTGGGCCGGCGAGATCCGCGACGGAGGGCCGAGCGGCCTCATGCTCGCCATCGCCAGGGGCCTGGAGGTGCTGGCCTTCGGGCCCGAGGGCCGGGTCTGGGCCAGCAGCTCCTTCCGGTCCCAGGACCCTGAGCCGGAAGCCTGA
- a CDS encoding ACT domain-containing protein, with product MNAIMTVTGNDHPGIIAGIATALAGMGVNIVNVSQTLMGDYFTMILQCVLTEDAPDLAVVQQRMKAAGEQVGVVVHLQSEAIFDAMHRL from the coding sequence ATGAACGCGATCATGACCGTCACCGGCAACGACCACCCGGGCATCATCGCCGGGATCGCCACGGCCCTGGCCGGGATGGGGGTCAACATCGTCAACGTCTCCCAGACCCTGATGGGCGACTACTTCACCATGATCCTGCAGTGCGTCCTCACCGAGGACGCCCCGGATCTGGCGGTCGTCCAACAGCGGATGAAGGCGGCCGGCGAACAGGTGGGGGTCGTGGTCCATCTGCAGTCCGAGGCCATCTTCGACGCCATGCACAGGTTGTGA
- a CDS encoding PFL family protein → MTIDTAKNILETISMIEDERLDIRTVTMGISLLDCIDSDGPTARRKIYDRITGKARDLVATCQAIETELGIPIINKRITVTPISLVAAAADEEDHVAFARTLDAAAKEVGVDFLGGFTALTEKGRTHSDKTLIRSIPQALSETDYVCSSVNIGSSRAGINMSAVAEMGRAIKRTADLTADTGGLGAAKLVVFANAVGDNPFMAGGFHGVGEADCCVSVGVSGPGVVARALQKVRGQSLGTVSETVKKAAFKVTRMGQLVGTMAAERLGVPFGIVDLSLAPTPAVGDSVARILEEMGLERVGTHGTTAALFLLNDAVKKGGMMACSHVGGLSGSFIPVSEDIGMIEAARLGAISLDKLEAMTAICSVGLDMIALPGDTSAETLAAIIADEAAIGVMNHKTTAVRLIPVPGRGVGEEVEFGGLLGRAPIMATNSYGSADFIARGGHIPAPVHAFRN, encoded by the coding sequence ATGACCATCGACACCGCGAAGAACATCCTCGAGACCATCTCCATGATCGAGGATGAGCGCCTCGACATCCGCACCGTCACGATGGGTATCTCCCTGCTGGACTGCATCGACTCCGACGGCCCGACGGCCCGCCGCAAGATCTACGACCGGATCACCGGGAAGGCTCGCGATCTGGTCGCCACCTGCCAGGCCATCGAGACCGAGCTGGGGATCCCCATCATCAACAAGCGGATCACGGTGACCCCGATCTCCCTGGTCGCCGCCGCGGCGGACGAGGAGGACCACGTCGCCTTCGCGCGCACCCTCGATGCCGCCGCGAAGGAGGTCGGCGTCGATTTCCTCGGCGGTTTCACCGCATTGACCGAGAAGGGCCGCACCCACAGCGACAAGACCCTCATCCGCTCCATCCCGCAGGCCCTGAGCGAGACCGACTACGTCTGCTCCTCGGTGAACATCGGCTCCTCGCGCGCCGGGATCAACATGTCGGCAGTCGCCGAGATGGGCCGGGCCATCAAACGGACCGCAGACCTCACCGCCGACACCGGAGGGCTCGGCGCGGCGAAACTGGTGGTCTTCGCCAATGCCGTCGGCGACAACCCCTTCATGGCCGGTGGTTTCCACGGCGTGGGAGAGGCTGACTGCTGCGTCTCAGTGGGTGTCTCGGGGCCCGGAGTGGTCGCTCGCGCCCTGCAGAAGGTGCGCGGGCAGTCCCTGGGGACCGTCTCCGAGACCGTCAAGAAGGCCGCCTTCAAGGTGACCCGGATGGGTCAGCTGGTGGGCACGATGGCCGCCGAGCGCCTGGGCGTCCCCTTCGGGATCGTCGACCTGTCGCTGGCCCCCACTCCAGCGGTGGGTGACTCGGTGGCGCGCATCCTGGAGGAGATGGGCCTGGAACGGGTGGGTACTCACGGCACCACGGCCGCCCTGTTCCTGCTCAATGACGCCGTCAAGAAGGGCGGCATGATGGCCTGCTCTCATGTCGGGGGGCTGTCGGGATCCTTCATCCCGGTCAGTGAGGACATCGGCATGATCGAGGCGGCCAGGCTGGGGGCGATCAGCCTGGACAAGCTGGAGGCGATGACGGCGATCTGTTCGGTGGGCCTGGACATGATCGCCCTGCCCGGCGACACGAGCGCCGAGACCCTGGCGGCGATCATCGCCGACGAGGCCGCCATCGGCGTCATGAACCACAAGACGACGGCGGTGCGGCTCATCCCGGTGCCCGGCAGAGGGGTCGGGGAGGAGGTCGAGTTCGGCGGCCTGCTCGGGCGGGCGCCGATCATGGCGACCAACAGCTACGGCTCGGCGGATTTCATCGCCCGGGGAGGCCATATCCCGGCACCGGTGCACGCCTTCAGGAACTGA
- a CDS encoding chloride channel protein, translating to MSRSLRVVLAVILAGIVAGVAGGLLSLLNHGIETLAMGHPYFRDPAGVAAVPTWRRLCVPVVGGLIAGLVWAWLRRRGQMVSVRQSVDVENPRRLSPGTVVDAVAQLVVVGSGTSLGRETAPRQITGYLGQAISERLRLGPEGRRTIIATASAAGLAAVYNVPLAGALYALELILKPDLRTVKGWLEVLAAAVVSGLATVTAWLFNDNAATYWLPHRSALHPTWHDGLTLLLVAVVCLAGGGLFGWCVTAARRRPVPDRAIWWTVPLGSALVAVIALVVPQVPGNGQIMVQSVLQTPLLLTTLGLMAMAKLLGTAIALRTGATGGLLTPSLAVGACLGAMVAVATGNVTAGDVAVFAMTGAGCLLAVTQGAPLFALAFTLELVQAPADLITAACAAVWLTWAGHLVATRALARWRRRA from the coding sequence GTGTCTCGTTCCCTGCGCGTCGTCCTGGCGGTCATCCTGGCCGGCATCGTCGCAGGCGTAGCCGGGGGCCTTCTGAGCCTGCTCAACCACGGCATCGAGACGCTCGCGATGGGGCACCCCTATTTCCGCGACCCCGCCGGCGTCGCGGCCGTGCCCACCTGGCGGCGGCTCTGCGTACCGGTCGTCGGCGGCCTGATCGCCGGGCTCGTGTGGGCCTGGCTGCGCCGCCGCGGACAGATGGTGTCGGTGCGTCAGAGCGTCGACGTCGAGAACCCGCGGCGTCTGAGCCCCGGCACCGTGGTGGACGCCGTTGCCCAGCTCGTCGTCGTCGGTTCGGGCACCTCCCTGGGTCGTGAGACGGCCCCCCGGCAGATCACCGGCTATCTCGGCCAGGCGATCTCCGAGCGGCTGCGGCTGGGCCCGGAGGGCCGCCGCACCATCATCGCCACGGCCTCGGCCGCGGGCCTGGCCGCCGTCTACAACGTCCCTCTCGCAGGGGCCCTGTACGCCCTCGAACTCATCCTCAAACCGGACCTGCGCACCGTGAAGGGCTGGCTGGAGGTGCTCGCGGCGGCCGTCGTCTCGGGCCTGGCGACCGTCACCGCGTGGCTGTTCAACGACAACGCGGCGACCTACTGGCTGCCCCATCGCTCCGCCCTCCATCCGACCTGGCACGACGGGCTGACCCTCCTCCTGGTGGCCGTCGTCTGCCTGGCCGGCGGGGGCCTGTTCGGGTGGTGCGTCACCGCCGCGAGGCGTCGCCCGGTCCCCGATCGCGCGATCTGGTGGACGGTGCCGCTCGGCTCCGCGTTGGTGGCTGTCATCGCCCTGGTGGTGCCGCAGGTGCCCGGGAACGGCCAGATCATGGTGCAGTCGGTGCTCCAGACTCCGCTGCTGCTGACGACCCTGGGCCTGATGGCCATGGCGAAGCTGCTGGGCACCGCCATCGCCCTGCGCACCGGAGCGACCGGCGGCCTGCTGACGCCGTCCCTGGCGGTCGGCGCCTGTCTGGGGGCGATGGTCGCGGTGGCCACGGGCAATGTCACCGCCGGCGACGTCGCGGTCTTCGCGATGACCGGGGCCGGATGCCTGCTGGCGGTGACCCAGGGCGCGCCGCTCTTCGCGCTCGCCTTCACCCTGGAACTCGTCCAGGCCCCGGCCGACCTCATCACCGCGGCCTGCGCGGCCGTCTGGCTCACCTGGGCCGGCCATCTCGTGGCCACCCGGGCGCTGGCCCGCTGGAGGCGCCGGGCCTAG
- a CDS encoding helix-turn-helix transcriptional regulator has product MAEEEPPRTAPRYTVSQDGVVITPEVWASATDDDARDRLLAASMSPEEFASYQRGHQTRDEVDRLLSHSPPPAPATGPTYWMKLRSVAAAIRPRSRLTFWYGAEKGISHRHVDPLRLTRVRRHWYLDAWDFDKEAMRIFRIDRMAPPHVGDRLVDPGPVPRWTPSDDFRAQVLNTGSRMAADLVLRSQDDDALARLPDVDGILDPIDWRTFGFTALVGDWRQLVAALATVDAAITVRGPDDFREYLTRAATRLATISGRTEEDTP; this is encoded by the coding sequence ATGGCTGAGGAGGAACCGCCCCGCACGGCTCCCAGGTACACGGTGAGCCAGGATGGCGTCGTCATCACACCCGAGGTGTGGGCGAGCGCCACAGACGACGACGCCCGCGACCGGCTGCTCGCAGCGAGCATGAGCCCCGAGGAGTTCGCCTCATACCAGCGCGGCCATCAGACCCGCGACGAGGTGGACCGCCTGCTGAGCCACTCCCCACCTCCGGCACCGGCGACGGGACCCACCTACTGGATGAAGCTGCGGTCGGTGGCCGCCGCGATCCGTCCCCGCAGCCGCCTCACCTTCTGGTACGGGGCCGAGAAGGGGATCTCCCACCGTCACGTCGATCCGCTGAGACTGACCAGGGTGCGTCGCCACTGGTATCTCGACGCCTGGGACTTCGACAAGGAGGCCATGCGGATCTTCCGGATCGATCGGATGGCTCCCCCGCATGTCGGCGACAGGTTGGTGGACCCGGGTCCGGTTCCCCGGTGGACGCCCTCCGACGACTTCCGCGCGCAGGTCCTCAACACCGGATCCCGGATGGCCGCCGATCTGGTCCTGCGGAGTCAGGACGACGACGCCCTGGCGCGGCTTCCCGACGTCGACGGGATCCTCGATCCGATCGACTGGCGCACCTTCGGGTTCACCGCTCTGGTGGGCGACTGGCGACAACTCGTCGCGGCCCTGGCCACCGTCGACGCCGCGATCACGGTGCGGGGCCCCGACGACTTCCGCGAATACCTCACCAGGGCGGCGACCCGACTGGCCACCATCTCCGGACGCACCGAGGAGGACACACCCTGA
- a CDS encoding Panacea domain-containing protein — protein sequence MRYWGEKRKKASAAPEVTADAVADYLIDLDSQRPHPGVTPMKLHLLMYLAQGHHLASTGRRLFAEDMYAMDHGPVVPSQLGRFSGRRPIAGRRRRVLPRMPWEVTGFLDRLWQAYRDLPAEELRTRVLSLAPWTCDGTVRIPDAELGEAFRALPAASRIAVGESVARAS from the coding sequence ATGCGTTACTGGGGGGAGAAGCGGAAGAAGGCGTCGGCCGCCCCTGAGGTCACCGCCGACGCTGTCGCCGACTACCTCATAGATCTGGACTCTCAACGTCCCCATCCAGGGGTGACGCCGATGAAGCTCCATCTGCTGATGTACCTGGCTCAGGGGCACCACCTCGCCTCGACCGGTCGCAGGCTCTTCGCCGAGGACATGTACGCGATGGACCACGGACCCGTCGTCCCGTCCCAGCTGGGCAGGTTCTCGGGGCGCAGGCCCATCGCCGGACGACGCCGCAGGGTTCTGCCGCGGATGCCCTGGGAGGTCACCGGGTTCCTCGACAGGCTGTGGCAGGCCTATCGCGACCTCCCGGCCGAGGAGCTGCGGACCCGGGTCCTCAGCCTGGCTCCGTGGACCTGTGACGGAACCGTCCGGATCCCCGACGCCGAGTTGGGCGAGGCCTTCAGGGCACTGCCGGCCGCCAGCCGGATCGCCGTGGGCGAGTCGGTAGCCCGGGCCTCCTGA